A region from the Agrococcus sp. SL85 genome encodes:
- the solA gene encoding N-methyl-L-tryptophan oxidase, giving the protein MTDARRGLDAEVAVIGLGAIGSSAAWQLAARGVDVVGIEQHEPGHAHGGSTGRTRLFRVACLEHPGLAPIARRARELWRELEASSGQELLLETGGIMIGQPGSRIVEGTLAAAREHGLPVERLDAAEVARRLPAHAALDPGDVGVWDPEAGVLRPEAAIVAAAEAARAAGARIRTGERVLAIEPDDAGVTVRLASDELRVARVVVAAGPWIGRLVPEVPLVPHRVVQTWFAPKEGRDAGIDRLPVFIRSVPGLGGEPRWIWGHGALPGDLVKVGGEFDGPFSADDPDAIDRSLAPGETDELRDQVAATFPDLEPEPAAWTTCIMAHTPDGQFVVGAMDDDRRVVVAGGCSGHSCKHAAALGELAAQAALGEAPTTDVAFLDPRRFAAASGPHPGPDPGGL; this is encoded by the coding sequence ATGACGGATGCGAGGCGCGGGCTCGACGCGGAGGTGGCCGTGATCGGCCTCGGGGCGATCGGCTCGAGCGCCGCCTGGCAGCTCGCGGCCCGCGGGGTCGACGTCGTGGGCATCGAGCAGCACGAGCCCGGCCACGCGCATGGCGGCTCCACCGGCCGCACGCGGCTCTTCCGCGTCGCGTGCCTCGAGCACCCCGGCCTCGCGCCCATCGCCCGCCGCGCACGTGAGCTCTGGCGCGAGCTCGAGGCCTCGAGCGGCCAGGAGCTGCTGCTCGAGACCGGTGGCATCATGATCGGCCAGCCCGGCAGCCGCATCGTCGAGGGCACGCTCGCCGCGGCCCGCGAGCACGGCCTCCCGGTCGAGCGCCTCGACGCCGCGGAGGTGGCGCGCCGCCTGCCCGCGCACGCCGCGCTCGACCCCGGCGACGTCGGGGTCTGGGACCCGGAGGCCGGCGTGCTGCGCCCCGAGGCGGCGATCGTCGCGGCGGCCGAGGCCGCCCGCGCGGCCGGCGCGCGCATCCGTACGGGCGAGCGCGTGCTCGCGATCGAGCCCGACGACGCGGGCGTGACCGTGCGCCTCGCCTCGGACGAGCTGCGCGTCGCCCGCGTCGTCGTCGCTGCGGGCCCGTGGATCGGCCGCCTCGTGCCCGAGGTGCCGCTCGTGCCGCACCGGGTGGTGCAGACGTGGTTCGCGCCGAAGGAGGGCCGTGACGCCGGCATCGACCGGCTGCCGGTCTTCATCCGCTCGGTGCCCGGCCTCGGCGGCGAGCCGCGCTGGATCTGGGGCCACGGCGCGCTGCCGGGCGACCTCGTGAAGGTGGGCGGCGAGTTCGACGGGCCGTTCTCGGCCGACGACCCCGATGCGATCGACCGCTCGCTCGCGCCCGGCGAGACCGACGAGCTGCGCGACCAGGTGGCGGCGACCTTCCCGGACCTCGAGCCCGAGCCCGCCGCCTGGACGACCTGCATCATGGCGCACACGCCCGACGGCCAGTTCGTCGTCGGCGCGATGGACGACGACCGCCGCGTCGTCGTCGCGGGCGGATGCTCGGGTCACTCCTGCAAGCACGCCGCCGCGCTCGGCGAGCTCGCGGCGCAGGCCGCGCTCGGCGAGGCGCCGACGACCGACGTCGCCTTCCTCGACCCGCGGCGGTTCGCGGCGGCGAGCGGCCCGCACCCGGGCCCGGATCCCGGCGGCCTTTGA
- a CDS encoding LLM class flavin-dependent oxidoreductase, with protein sequence MQFGIFSVSDLTQDPTTGRTPTEHERIRGWIAMAEKAEEVGLDVFAAGEHHNPPFFSSSPTTTLGYIAARTERLILSTATTLITTNDPVKLAEDYAMLQHLSGGRVDLTLGRGNTGPVYPWFGKDIRDGIELAIEHYSLLHKLWREPVVNWSGKHRTPLTGYTSTPAPLDGVPPFVWHGSIRSPQIAEQAAFYGDGFFHNNIFWNKEHTERMVRLYRSRFAHYGHGAPEEAIVGLGGQVFMKSTEREAKARFRPFFDVAPVYGHGPSLEDFEQMTPLTVGTPEQVIEKTLAFRDYAGDYQRQMFLVDHAGLPLEEVLEQIEILGTEVVPVLRREFDRVRADGVPDAPTHAARVAQAIADGTQGGEQGTPRAVIQEPSAQQLRSDLDTGAAISRQAGER encoded by the coding sequence ATGCAGTTCGGGATCTTCTCGGTGAGCGACCTCACCCAGGACCCCACGACCGGTCGCACGCCCACGGAGCACGAGCGCATCCGCGGCTGGATCGCGATGGCCGAGAAGGCCGAGGAGGTCGGGCTCGACGTCTTCGCCGCCGGCGAGCACCACAACCCGCCGTTCTTCTCCTCGAGCCCGACGACGACGCTCGGCTACATCGCCGCGCGCACCGAGCGCCTCATCCTCTCGACCGCGACGACGCTCATCACCACGAACGACCCGGTGAAGCTCGCCGAGGACTACGCGATGCTGCAGCACCTCTCGGGCGGCCGCGTCGACCTCACGCTCGGCCGCGGCAACACCGGCCCCGTCTACCCGTGGTTCGGCAAGGACATCCGCGACGGGATCGAGCTCGCGATCGAGCACTACTCGCTGCTGCACAAGCTCTGGCGCGAGCCGGTCGTCAACTGGTCGGGCAAGCACCGCACGCCGCTCACCGGCTACACCTCGACGCCCGCGCCGCTCGACGGCGTGCCCCCGTTCGTGTGGCACGGCTCGATCCGCTCGCCGCAGATCGCGGAGCAGGCCGCCTTCTACGGCGACGGCTTCTTCCACAACAACATCTTCTGGAACAAGGAGCACACGGAGCGCATGGTGCGCCTGTACCGCTCGCGCTTCGCGCACTACGGCCACGGCGCCCCCGAGGAGGCCATCGTGGGCCTCGGCGGCCAGGTGTTCATGAAGTCGACCGAGCGCGAGGCGAAGGCCCGCTTCCGGCCCTTCTTCGACGTGGCGCCCGTCTACGGCCACGGCCCGAGCCTCGAGGACTTCGAGCAGATGACGCCGCTCACCGTCGGCACGCCCGAGCAGGTGATCGAGAAGACCCTCGCGTTCCGCGACTACGCGGGCGACTACCAGCGCCAGATGTTCCTCGTCGACCACGCGGGCCTGCCGCTCGAGGAGGTGCTCGAGCAGATCGAGATCCTCGGCACGGAGGTCGTGCCGGTGCTGCGCCGCGAGTTCGACCGGGTGCGCGCCGACGGCGTGCCCGACGCGCCCACGCACGCCGCGCGCGTCGCCCAGGCGATCGCCGACGGCACGCAGGGCGGCGAGCAGGGCACGCCGCGCGCCGTGATCCAGGAGCCGTCGGCGCAGCAGCTGCGCTCCGACCTCGACACGGGCGCCGCCATCTCGCGGCAGGCGGGCGAGCGATGA
- a CDS encoding MFS transporter produces MSGLPTPRRVQGTYLVLVLGNTLAASFIWGINTLFLLDAGLTNFEAFAANAFYTVGVLVFEIPTGVVADTLGRRASYLLGSAVLAATTALYWLLWLWEAPFAAWAVVSMLLGLGFTFFSGAIDAWLVDALEATGFTGSLEQVFGRAQIVTGAAMLSGSVAGGVLAQLVDLGAPMLARAGILVAMVVVAALVMRDLGFAPDRSEGPLRATRTVLRESWRHGMRNAPVRWLLLASPFTAGVGFYAFYALQPHLLQLWGDEGAYSIAGLAAALLSGASMLGGALAPLVRRRFPRRTSTILLAAVTSALVLVLLGLVQSFWLAVALVALWGVMAAIDDPVRRAYLNDLIPSRQRATVLSFDSLLGGAGSTAFQPALGRTADLGGYGASLVVSGALSALAIPFVLLSRAQRSPADTARELRPREGRADDGGAPDLDAPPTSRP; encoded by the coding sequence ATGAGCGGCCTCCCGACGCCGCGGCGCGTGCAGGGCACCTACCTCGTGCTGGTGCTCGGCAACACGCTCGCGGCGTCGTTCATCTGGGGCATCAACACGCTCTTCCTGCTCGACGCGGGGCTCACGAACTTCGAGGCCTTCGCGGCGAACGCGTTCTACACGGTGGGCGTGCTCGTGTTCGAGATCCCCACGGGCGTCGTCGCCGACACCCTGGGCCGCCGGGCCTCGTACCTCCTCGGCTCCGCCGTGCTCGCCGCGACGACCGCCCTCTACTGGCTGCTGTGGCTGTGGGAGGCGCCGTTCGCGGCGTGGGCGGTGGTGTCGATGCTCCTCGGCCTCGGCTTCACGTTCTTCTCGGGCGCGATCGACGCGTGGCTCGTCGACGCGCTCGAGGCGACCGGCTTCACCGGCAGCCTCGAGCAGGTCTTCGGCCGAGCCCAGATCGTCACGGGGGCGGCGATGCTCTCGGGATCGGTGGCGGGCGGCGTGCTCGCGCAGCTCGTCGACCTCGGCGCGCCGATGCTCGCGCGCGCGGGCATCCTCGTGGCGATGGTGGTCGTGGCCGCGCTCGTCATGCGCGACCTCGGCTTCGCACCCGACCGCTCCGAGGGGCCGCTGCGCGCGACGCGCACCGTGCTGCGCGAGTCGTGGCGGCACGGCATGCGCAACGCGCCCGTGCGCTGGCTGCTGCTCGCGAGCCCCTTCACCGCGGGCGTCGGCTTCTACGCCTTCTACGCGCTGCAGCCGCACCTGCTGCAGCTGTGGGGCGACGAGGGCGCGTACTCGATCGCGGGGCTCGCGGCCGCGCTGCTCTCGGGCGCGTCGATGCTCGGCGGGGCGCTCGCGCCGCTCGTGCGACGCCGCTTCCCGCGCCGCACCTCCACGATCCTGCTCGCGGCGGTCACGAGCGCGCTCGTGCTCGTGCTGCTGGGCCTCGTGCAGTCGTTCTGGCTCGCGGTGGCGCTCGTGGCGCTGTGGGGCGTGATGGCCGCGATCGACGACCCGGTGCGGCGCGCCTACCTCAACGACCTCATCCCCTCCCGGCAGCGCGCGACGGTGCTCTCGTTCGACTCGCTGCTGGGCGGCGCGGGCTCGACCGCCTTCCAGCCCGCGCTCGGCCGCACCGCCGACCTCGGCGGCTACGGCGCCTCGCTCGTCGTGAGCGGCGCGCTGTCGGCGCTCGCGATCCCCTTCGTGCTGCTGAGCCGCGCGCAGCGCTCGCCGGCCGACACCGCGCGCGAGCTGCGGCCTCGCGAGGGCCGCGCGGACGACGGCGGGGCGCCCGACCTGGACGCCCCGCCGACCTCGCGGCCCTAG
- a CDS encoding MFS transporter, which translates to MPSSTPPAAARPGASATTTDTGAVRRLEVDDVIVVQRSKVRRAISGTVVGNFMEWFDFGIYGYLAVTMTAVFTAGMDDGLGLLVVLLGFAISFLVRPIGGIVLGPLGDRIGRQKVLFITMAMMALATAAIGLLPTAAQIGAWAILPLYLLKMVQGFSTGGEYAGASTYVTEFSPDRSRGFWASWLDVGSYVGFAAGASVVALTTIVTESVAGPGAMVEFGWRIPFLVAIPLGAVAIWFRLRIPETPAYEQTHQLSAAEERDADDPLGRHGIAGMVRHHWRAMLITVALVAATNTIGYALTSYMPAYLETTVGLSGLTAAIATVPVLLVMSAALPLVGRLSDRVGRKPVYAAAVVLTLAVMVPAFAIMQIGELWAVMLALVLVAIPSALYIAISASALPALFPTATRFGAMGIAFNISVSLFGGTTPLFSQALIDLTGNAFMPAFYIMFFALMGGVALLTMPESAKRPLVGSVPTVETREEAVALVEGQDDDPLLDTSSMPLADLDVVREAERIRDGEPAGAR; encoded by the coding sequence ATGCCCAGCAGCACACCCCCCGCCGCAGCGCGCCCCGGCGCCTCGGCGACCACCACCGACACCGGCGCCGTCCGCCGCCTCGAGGTCGACGACGTCATCGTCGTCCAGCGCTCGAAGGTCCGCAGGGCCATCTCCGGCACGGTCGTCGGCAACTTCATGGAGTGGTTCGACTTCGGCATCTACGGCTACCTCGCCGTCACGATGACCGCGGTCTTCACCGCCGGCATGGACGACGGCCTCGGGCTGCTCGTCGTGCTCCTCGGCTTCGCGATCTCGTTCCTCGTGCGCCCCATCGGCGGCATCGTGCTCGGCCCGCTCGGCGACCGCATCGGCCGGCAGAAGGTGCTCTTCATCACGATGGCGATGATGGCGCTCGCGACCGCGGCGATCGGCCTGCTGCCCACGGCGGCGCAGATCGGCGCGTGGGCGATCCTGCCGCTCTACCTGCTGAAGATGGTGCAGGGCTTCTCGACCGGCGGCGAGTACGCCGGCGCCTCCACCTACGTCACCGAGTTCAGCCCCGACCGCTCGCGCGGCTTCTGGGCCTCGTGGCTCGACGTCGGCTCGTACGTCGGCTTCGCGGCCGGCGCCTCGGTGGTCGCCCTCACGACGATCGTCACGGAGTCCGTGGCCGGCCCGGGCGCGATGGTCGAGTTCGGCTGGCGCATCCCGTTCCTCGTCGCCATCCCGCTCGGCGCGGTCGCGATCTGGTTCCGCCTGCGGATCCCGGAGACGCCCGCGTACGAGCAGACCCACCAGCTGTCGGCGGCCGAGGAGCGCGACGCCGACGACCCGCTCGGCCGCCACGGCATCGCCGGCATGGTCCGCCACCACTGGCGCGCGATGCTCATCACGGTCGCGCTCGTCGCCGCGACGAACACGATCGGCTACGCCCTCACGAGCTACATGCCCGCCTACCTCGAGACCACGGTCGGCCTCTCGGGCCTCACCGCCGCGATCGCGACCGTGCCGGTGCTGCTCGTGATGTCTGCGGCGCTGCCGCTCGTGGGCCGTCTCTCCGACCGGGTGGGCCGCAAGCCCGTCTACGCCGCGGCCGTGGTGCTGACCCTCGCGGTGATGGTGCCGGCGTTCGCGATCATGCAGATCGGCGAGCTGTGGGCGGTCATGCTCGCGCTCGTCCTCGTGGCGATCCCGTCGGCGCTCTACATCGCCATCTCCGCCTCGGCGCTGCCCGCGCTCTTCCCGACGGCGACGCGCTTCGGCGCGATGGGCATCGCGTTCAACATCTCGGTGTCGCTCTTCGGCGGCACGACGCCGCTGTTCAGCCAGGCGCTCATCGACCTCACGGGCAACGCCTTCATGCCGGCGTTCTACATCATGTTCTTCGCACTGATGGGCGGCGTCGCGCTGCTGACGATGCCGGAGTCGGCCAAGCGCCCGCTCGTCGGCTCGGTGCCGACGGTCGAGACGCGCGAGGAGGCCGTGGCGCTCGTCGAGGGCCAGGACGACGACCCGCTCCTCGACACCTCGTCGATGCCGCTCGCCGACCTCGACGTCGTGCGCGAGGCCGAGCGCATCCGCGACGGCGAGCCGGCGGGCGCGCGGTAG
- a CDS encoding MarR family winged helix-turn-helix transcriptional regulator, with protein sequence MSAPSERLAPRAWRGYFEGSRLLENELERRMKAATGLDLGDFNVLLVLSEAEGSRMRMGDLARQLAFAPGRLTYRIGALERSALVRREASAADRRGTDAVLTEEGRRRLRAARPVHARHVEELFLGGLDDDALAVLDRVFGPLRARLLADCEDAPLP encoded by the coding sequence GTGAGCGCGCCCTCGGAGCGCCTGGCGCCGCGCGCGTGGCGCGGGTACTTCGAGGGCTCGCGGCTGCTCGAGAACGAGCTCGAGCGACGCATGAAGGCCGCGACGGGGCTCGACCTCGGCGACTTCAACGTGCTGCTCGTGCTCTCGGAGGCCGAGGGCAGCCGCATGCGGATGGGCGACCTCGCGCGGCAGCTCGCCTTCGCGCCCGGTCGCCTCACCTACCGCATCGGCGCGCTCGAGCGCTCGGCGCTCGTGCGGCGCGAGGCGAGCGCGGCCGACCGGCGCGGCACCGATGCGGTGCTGACCGAGGAGGGCCGGCGCCGCCTCCGCGCCGCGCGGCCCGTGCACGCGCGGCACGTCGAGGAGCTCTTCCTCGGCGGCCTCGACGACGACGCGCTCGCGGTGCTCGACCGCGTCTTCGGGCCGCTGCGCGCGCGGCTGCTCGCCGACTGCGAGGACGCGCCGCTGCCCTGA
- a CDS encoding CE1759 family FMN reductase, with the protein MTAVRIAVVSAGLGEPSSTKLLADRLRDATLRALADGGGHAEAVDVVLRPLAQDIAAHMVTGGASEALSAAIREVVEADAIIAVTPTFTMSYSGLFKSFFDGIEEGQLASIPTALGATGGTARHSMVMDTAMRPMFAYLKAQVVPTGVFAASEDWGADAGLDRRIAREGKELADLMTALPRRREADPFDVDGGAFQSFDQLLGHA; encoded by the coding sequence ATGACGGCCGTGCGGATCGCGGTCGTCTCGGCCGGCCTCGGCGAGCCCTCGAGCACGAAGCTGCTCGCCGACCGGCTGCGCGACGCGACGCTCCGGGCGCTCGCCGACGGCGGCGGGCACGCGGAGGCCGTCGACGTCGTGCTGCGCCCGCTCGCGCAGGACATCGCGGCGCACATGGTCACGGGCGGCGCCTCCGAGGCGCTCTCGGCCGCGATCCGCGAGGTCGTCGAGGCCGACGCGATCATCGCGGTGACGCCGACCTTCACCATGTCGTACTCGGGCCTCTTCAAGTCGTTCTTCGACGGCATCGAGGAGGGGCAGCTCGCCTCGATCCCCACGGCGCTCGGCGCGACGGGCGGCACCGCCCGCCACTCGATGGTCATGGACACCGCGATGCGGCCGATGTTCGCCTACCTCAAGGCGCAGGTCGTGCCCACGGGGGTCTTCGCCGCGAGCGAGGACTGGGGCGCCGACGCGGGCCTCGACCGCCGCATCGCCCGCGAGGGCAAGGAGCTCGCCGACCTCATGACGGCGCTCCCCCGCCGCCGCGAGGCCGATCCCTTCGACGTCGACGGCGGTGCCTTCCAGTCGTTCGACCAGCTGCTGGGGCACGCGTGA
- a CDS encoding phosphotransferase family protein, with protein MLETSLLERAIGEPGRPVAVEPFGEGSIVRLTVDAGPNAGDWFVDTSRQAVAVETGFVVRGTEGVVARIWRHPLDPRLPALRTAVDPERLARIAAAAGTEGEIAARVLAYRPGRRAVVRLTQHDVHLFLKVVRPGEAEGLADVHDACRAAGVPAPAVVHWSPAGVVVVRDADGTPGPVAAARLAPEVLLDAVDALRERLLEVGTTRIARASVGTRAEWHLERMASALPERAAEIDALAPAVLGRVRREGPARVVHGDLHIGQLFFEDGRVSSVIDVDTAGLGDPADDAAAFIGHAIASAVRNEAADRPGDAAILRGLADAAAERWLRDPHATALTTLHLLAHGIRAAERSPESAHLLLDAAGAVAGTRAAR; from the coding sequence GTGCTGGAGACCTCGCTGCTCGAGCGGGCGATCGGTGAGCCGGGACGCCCGGTCGCCGTCGAGCCCTTCGGCGAGGGCAGCATCGTGCGCCTGACGGTCGACGCGGGGCCGAACGCGGGCGACTGGTTCGTCGACACCTCGCGCCAGGCGGTCGCGGTCGAGACCGGGTTCGTCGTGCGCGGCACGGAGGGGGTCGTCGCGCGCATCTGGCGGCATCCGCTCGATCCGCGGCTGCCGGCGCTCCGCACCGCCGTCGACCCCGAGCGGCTCGCCCGCATCGCCGCGGCCGCCGGCACCGAGGGCGAGATCGCCGCGCGGGTGCTGGCCTACCGCCCGGGACGCCGCGCGGTCGTGCGGCTCACGCAGCACGACGTGCACCTGTTCCTGAAGGTCGTGCGGCCCGGCGAGGCCGAGGGCCTCGCCGACGTGCACGACGCCTGCCGCGCGGCGGGCGTGCCCGCGCCCGCGGTCGTGCACTGGTCGCCCGCGGGCGTCGTCGTCGTGCGCGACGCCGACGGCACGCCGGGGCCGGTCGCCGCCGCGCGCCTCGCCCCCGAGGTGCTGCTCGACGCGGTCGACGCGCTCCGCGAGCGCCTGCTCGAGGTCGGCACGACCCGCATCGCCCGCGCCTCCGTGGGCACGCGCGCCGAGTGGCACCTCGAGCGCATGGCGTCGGCGCTGCCCGAGCGCGCGGCCGAGATCGACGCGCTCGCGCCCGCCGTGCTGGGCCGCGTGCGGCGGGAGGGGCCCGCGCGCGTCGTGCACGGCGACCTCCACATCGGGCAGCTGTTCTTCGAGGACGGCCGCGTCTCGAGCGTCATCGACGTCGACACGGCGGGGCTCGGAGACCCCGCCGACGACGCCGCCGCCTTCATCGGGCACGCGATCGCGAGCGCGGTGCGCAACGAGGCCGCCGACCGCCCGGGCGACGCCGCGATCCTGCGCGGGCTCGCCGACGCGGCGGCCGAGCGCTGGCTCCGGGATCCGCACGCGACCGCGCTCACGACCCTGCACCTGCTCGCGCACGGCATCCGGGCCGCCGAGCGCAGCCCGGAGTCCGCGCACCTGCTGCTCGACGCCGCGGGCGCGGTCGCCGGCACGCGCGCCGCGCGCTGA
- a CDS encoding response regulator transcription factor translates to MAAVLIAEDEARIAAFVEKGLAAAGYATRVAPTGPEALDLALTGEFDLCVLDIGLPGLDGFEVLAQLRGSGSTMPVIILTARGGGADTVAGLEGGADDYMAKPFRFDELLARIRLRMQSHAAGGAAAELAHRGLELDVRTRRARVDGRQVDLSGREFALAEELVRNAGQVLSREQLLSRVWGYDFDPGSNVVDVYVRYLRTKLGADRIETVRGMGYRLV, encoded by the coding sequence ATGGCCGCTGTCCTGATCGCCGAGGACGAGGCGCGCATCGCCGCGTTCGTCGAGAAGGGGCTCGCCGCGGCGGGCTACGCCACGCGCGTCGCGCCGACGGGCCCCGAGGCGCTCGACCTCGCGCTCACGGGCGAGTTCGACCTGTGCGTGCTCGACATCGGCCTGCCCGGCCTCGACGGCTTCGAGGTGCTCGCGCAGCTGCGCGGCTCGGGCTCCACGATGCCCGTCATCATCCTCACCGCGCGCGGCGGCGGTGCCGACACGGTCGCGGGGCTCGAGGGCGGCGCCGACGACTACATGGCCAAGCCCTTCCGCTTCGACGAGCTGCTCGCGCGGATCCGGCTGCGGATGCAGTCGCACGCGGCCGGCGGCGCGGCGGCCGAGCTCGCGCACCGCGGCCTCGAGCTCGACGTGCGCACCCGTCGCGCGCGCGTCGACGGCAGGCAGGTCGACCTCTCGGGCCGGGAGTTCGCGCTCGCCGAGGAGCTCGTGCGGAACGCGGGGCAGGTGCTCTCGCGGGAGCAGCTGCTCTCGCGGGTCTGGGGCTACGACTTCGACCCGGGCTCCAACGTCGTCGACGTCTACGTGCGCTACCTGCGCACGAAGCTCGGCGCCGACCGCATCGAGACCGTGCGCGGCATGGGCTACCGGCTGGTGTGA
- a CDS encoding MFS transporter, with amino-acid sequence MSTTAGSTPPGETEGARRLEVDDVIVVQTKKVRTAISGTVVGNFMEWFDFGIYGYLTVTMTAVFTAGLDEGVGLLVVLFGFAVSFLVRPLGGLVLGPLGDRIGRQKVLFLTMAMMAVATALIGLLPTSAQIGAWAIVPLYLLKMVQGFSTGGEYAGATTYVSEFSPDRSRGFWSSWLDVGSYVGFAAGASVVAATTAITQSISGPDAMTEYGWRIPFLIAIPLGAVAIYFRLRIPETPAYEQAQGAEQQHERDADDPLARQGIVGIFRHHWRVILIGIALVAATNSAGYALTSYMPTYLEETVGLDSIAAAIVTVPVLIAMSAALPFIGRLSDRIGRKPVYAIAVGSTLVLMVPAFAIMQIGELWTVVVALCMVAIPVGFYVAISASALPALFPTASRFGAMAIAYNLAVSLFGGTTPFFSEALIQATGNTFMPAFYIMFFAALGGVALLTMRESAQRPLIGSVPTVETREEAKELVEGQDDNPLLDTASMPLLGAGGSRD; translated from the coding sequence ATGAGCACCACCGCAGGATCCACACCGCCGGGCGAGACCGAGGGCGCCCGGCGCCTCGAGGTCGACGACGTCATCGTCGTCCAGACGAAGAAGGTGCGCACCGCGATCAGCGGCACCGTCGTCGGCAACTTCATGGAGTGGTTCGACTTCGGCATCTACGGCTACCTCACGGTCACGATGACCGCGGTCTTCACCGCAGGGCTCGACGAGGGCGTCGGCCTGCTCGTCGTGCTCTTCGGCTTCGCCGTCTCGTTCCTCGTCCGCCCCCTCGGCGGCCTCGTGCTCGGCCCCCTCGGCGACCGCATCGGGCGCCAGAAGGTGCTCTTCCTCACCATGGCGATGATGGCGGTCGCCACCGCGCTCATCGGGCTCCTGCCCACGAGCGCGCAGATCGGCGCGTGGGCCATCGTGCCGCTCTACCTGCTGAAGATGGTGCAGGGCTTCTCGACCGGCGGCGAGTACGCCGGTGCGACCACCTACGTCTCGGAGTTCAGCCCCGACCGCTCGCGCGGCTTCTGGTCGTCCTGGCTCGACGTCGGCTCCTACGTCGGCTTCGCCGCCGGCGCCTCGGTCGTGGCGGCGACGACCGCGATCACGCAGTCGATCTCGGGGCCCGACGCCATGACCGAGTACGGCTGGCGCATCCCCTTCCTCATCGCGATCCCGCTCGGCGCGGTCGCGATCTACTTCCGGCTGCGGATCCCGGAGACCCCTGCCTACGAGCAGGCGCAGGGCGCCGAGCAGCAGCACGAGCGCGACGCCGACGACCCGCTCGCGCGGCAGGGCATCGTGGGCATCTTCCGCCACCACTGGCGCGTCATCCTCATCGGCATCGCGCTCGTCGCGGCCACGAACAGCGCCGGCTACGCGCTCACGAGCTACATGCCCACCTACCTCGAGGAGACCGTGGGCCTCGACAGCATCGCGGCCGCGATCGTGACCGTGCCGGTGCTCATCGCGATGTCGGCGGCGCTGCCGTTCATCGGCCGGCTCTCCGACCGCATCGGTCGCAAGCCCGTCTACGCGATCGCCGTCGGGTCGACGCTCGTGCTCATGGTGCCGGCGTTCGCGATCATGCAGATCGGCGAGCTGTGGACGGTCGTCGTGGCGCTGTGCATGGTCGCGATCCCCGTGGGCTTCTACGTGGCGATCTCGGCCTCGGCGCTGCCGGCGCTCTTCCCCACCGCCTCCCGCTTCGGTGCGATGGCGATCGCCTACAACCTGGCCGTGTCGCTCTTCGGCGGCACGACGCCGTTCTTCAGCGAGGCGCTCATCCAGGCCACCGGCAACACCTTCATGCCCGCCTTCTACATCATGTTCTTCGCCGCGCTCGGCGGCGTGGCGCTGCTCACGATGCGCGAGAGCGCGCAGCGGCCGCTCATCGGCTCGGTGCCGACGGTCGAGACGCGCGAGGAGGCCAAGGAGCTCGTCGAGGGCCAGGACGACAACCCGCTGCTCGACACGGCCTCGATGCCGCTGCTCGGCGCGGGCGGGTCGCGCGACTAG